One Salvia miltiorrhiza cultivar Shanhuang (shh) chromosome 6, IMPLAD_Smil_shh, whole genome shotgun sequence genomic window, GGCATGCAACATATAAAGGGCataaattaattgattttttcaGAGCTACGCGAAtaaattatccttaattaacgCAATGCCCATTTTATTTTGACTGTGGTATAGTTTAAATTTTGCCGCTACTTTTTACTTGTATATTTCATTTACTCTAAAAAGTTAACTTGGTCGGTACACTGTTATCACTAGGGTTCTAAATAAATAGGGTTTCGATGGCCCGACTAGTCTGTTAATTCGGACATTCATCGCCCCTTATTTCACAACATGCAATTATTCTCGCTCTGATCTCCCAGATAGTTTGATCGACCAAATAAAACCACATATTGCTATCTATTTGATGATGTTATTACTTTTTTGCGTTATTTATGTCTGTTATTTTTTGTATCAAGTCATTAATTAGAGCGTCGGGGCCCTTTCATCGACACCTCCATTGTTGCTCTTTGAAAAGATCTAACATCGCTCGTGGTTTTAGGTTGTTAATACTCGTTGGTTCGGACACGACGGAAGTTGCTTTCATAATTTATTGATTCATTTCCAATACCTAGTGGTATCAATATGTATGATACACTTAATTTTCTAAATACTATTCCTTCCATTTTTCATTAagtgttttattttaatattttctttatttcctATTAAgtgttttatttcaaaatttgagagtataaTTATGATAAATAACAAGATTATAAATgcaaatttcttattttattggtatgtgtATTTTGATGACCAGagacacttaataaaataaaaataataatagggggagtataatttatcttTCTTATGTGATTTATAAACGATTGCACACGACTGTTGATTAATTCCGTGCGCATTGAAAGTAGAGGATGTGACTTCCTAtgaactaaaaaaaattgatcaaacTTGGGGTACATTAAAggctttaaaatattttataagtaaTTTTTGAGCTTCTTGATTTCAATTTTGCTTTCTGAGACGTATTAAAAAACAATACTAGTATATTTCTAATATTGATGATAAATTTCCATTAGAATTAAATTTCTGTAAGAGAAGTCAAAACTGTGCTTAAgttttcttcttcaaattaTAGATTAAATGTCAAAAGCAAATCTTGAAATATTAAATGTAAAGAGAGCCAAGGACAGGAGCATTTAAAGTGAGGTAGCAAAGTTTACTTTAGGTttccaaaattaaaatatttagcAATCGTTTTCCAAATTAGgtactatttttataatttattttaaaataagagaatatgttaattttgttttaaattgttttctttgaatttttatttcaaacttCACCCATCGTTTTCGAGAGTCTCgcactgcaaaaaaaaaaaaaaaaaagagggccCAATGGGCCACGTGGGCTTGCAGGTTAAATCATGTGGTGTCGGATCCGGTTATCCATTTCTCCGTGTGGGTCCCTGAGAATCTTTTCAAGTTAGTAGCCCatataaaatcatatttatatatagtagcACCTTATTATTAGTAAAAATTACTTCATCTGTCTATACAAAAATAGTTCTAAAAAGAGACGatacaaatttaaattaaaaaaaaaattaatatattgtgAATGCAGAAGaaatttcatttaaaaatagtattgataataataatttattatattgtgagtggataaAGGAGTCCATCGTATGACAAATAGTTTTCAAAActgaaaatatatactccctccgtcccacgaagcatgacacagtttcctttttggtctgtcccacgaagcatgatacgtttctaaaaatggcaaaaaatttgtcatttattcacattttcacctacAACactttacacacaaaataccaatttcttaattttcgtaccggaaagaagtgtgtcatgcttcatgggacggagggagtactaatttttgtggacattcaaaaatgacaaaaaatgactatttttttcGTGGGcaaagggagtatataatagtggtaaattgaatttatatatatatataaatataaaattaataaattttatcttATACAAATGACTTTAATACTTTATTAGTAcaagtatataatttttatttatattttatctaattttcaaaagttgaaaagataaaatttgaaaaaaaaataataaaaagaaaaaaccaatATTTGGTGCAGCATCTTCTTCCCCAACAGTCCAGCAACCCTTTTCCCACAAACAGTTACATTTTAATCTTTCAGTTATTATGTTGAGATTTTTTTAGGGGAAACGTTATGGAAAAAATTGGATGAAATGGGATGATAGAACTAATTGAAAAGGTATTAATCACTCTATTTTTAACGTTTAAATCGCGCGGTAGATATATTAGAGTATTTGTGAAGTGAAatgttttattaaaattattgagttatggttttctattttattcttgATTGCAAGTAATTATACATGCATacacaaaaaatgaaatagTTTATGTTGTTCATTATGACGTAATTATTTGTACCTAAATTAATTTCTTGTCCGAAAATGAAATAATTCCTAAAAAGAATAATGACTTTACATAAAATAGACCGTTGTTTGGAATTTCGCTAAGGTATTTGAGTCATTTTCTTAGTCTGGTCTTATaggtatttttaattattaaattgttAACGAAATATTTAAGTTTTCAAATATGGCTCACTGACATCTTTGACTTCTGTAACTACTtccaaaaaatatttaaatctctgctagaaaaagtatatatatatatatgaaaaaaaacaTAACCAATAATTCCCATAAACGTGtatgttttttcttttgttggaGTAAAGAGAATTAAATGTGTATACAAAGAAACATAATTGATGTATATATTCTTCATGATCTGTTGTTTTGAAGTATCttattgagaaaaaaatatttatttatatttaattagtgtcctGTTTCAAAATTTGTGATGAAAATAATGACAAAGTTGCATGTTTTAtcctttttataatattatcataAGTTAGCCATTAGatttaaatatattcatatttcatCCTCGTTAAATAgaacaattaaatattttaaggtaaataattacaaatataatttggGTAAGATCATTGAACGGGAATTGAACTTTGTTGCTTATTGTAAATTAGGTTGCTTTTTGAGGAACAATATTCATAGTGTGAAACGTTACATGTGAAAACGCGTTTTCTGCAGTTTGTCTATTTGttcaaaacaaaaaagataatttttgtttttatgtgTTGCTACTGAAAAGTTAAAACAtttccacacacaaaaaaaagtaTGAAGGGttaaatatgataaaaaatCGATATTACCTTGTTGATTTttagaagaaaacaaaaatattttcattatttagtGACTAAATAAATTAGTCCGTTTAGTATCCTAGCATGTTACACGTTCAATTGTTtctatatgaaaaaaaataaaaaataaaaaataaaatatatatatatatatatatatattaaaataaaactataatatatattaacatATGTTTTTCAATTATTTGTGATTTAACATTATCCACCAAACAAAACTCAATCTTGCATCAACAAAGAAGAGGAATCGAATAAAATCGTAGTAAATCAACATCCACAATAGATCCTTTAGTAAATAATCTATGTTAGTGGATTCAAAAGCAATGTAATAGTAGTATATAATTGTCTTATTTCATGATATACATAGATGGAAAAATATTGGAGTGGGGGCCTAAGCCTTTTCTTGCTTTTTTATGTGAACTAATCATATGAAATTATTGTGGGCCCAAATGTGGACATGACCAATTCCCACCCCACAGGCCACAGTCTCAGCTTAAAAAGTTATAACAAATTTTTTTgtccattaataataattggCAACTTCCTTGATTTTGCTATTAAGTGTCACAACAAAATTGCATGTAGTTTTGCGTTCACATTAGTTTATGGTTCAATATCTATCACTCTCCTTTCCCAAcaaaaagcaaaataaaattacaaaactCTTGTGTATTAGTGTAcaaatattattatactaaactCACTCACTTGAACTCTCTTGTGGGGGTAAAAATCTTAATGAAtctacataattttttttctaattatattttgagaataaaattatattcttttataaaaaaccaTCCAATATAATGgatataaaagtaaaaatagaaaaaattcacaatatattaaaaaattaaattttatatccaataaaatatgtatgtaattttgtaaaataaacaCCAATTTAGTATTATAAGGCCTACGACTATactaaacataataaatatattttcttaagataacaaaataaaaaagagggTGAAAATTATATTCCATAATAACTAACTTGTATAACCTCATTGCGAAGAATATAACTTTGTATCAATGTGTTACACAATATGAATATCTTATCGAATTTCTTGTATATAATGGAATATCCATATGATAAGTACACATATTAGTATAAGACAAATACTACAATATATATGACAATtatacaaaatattataaaaaaaataaacaatactataaacataaattatgagtattttatgcttttattttattttattttaaatgaattattttgatATTGAGCAAATGCTCATTTTATTTAACAATTGAACCTATCACTAAATAGTACAAAGTGATCATGGGTCGGATTTGGGCTTTGTTAAATGATCCAAAATGAAACTCATCTCAAAGAATTGGCCTAATTCAACTAACTCATTCGTTCTAACGCGCCGGTTTTGGGCCGGCCCATACCAAGcttgggccgggtcgggcccatataattatttgttttatgttctttgatgcaaatgatgttacatataattttttttaattttttttttggaattatgTTTTGAGAAAGATAGCCCCTGACTTGTTAACCAAGAAAACAGAGAATTGTATATATAGACGAGAAAGCAAATAGTTTGGTTTCCGAAGAAAAAGCATACAAAAATGTCGCTGGAAGATTACACGTCGCAGGTGCCCGATAAAGTTCGCACAGACGTACTATCGCAAGCGCGACTAGCTTGCTACAAGGCAATCCTCTTTCTAATTCCGTCTCGTTTCCTCGTATTTTTCTGTATGCGCGTTTgatttcctcttcttcttccctTATCCGGAAAGTTCTGATTCGAAGAGAGATATTGAGCTAATTTGGGTGAAATGTTGGTGTGTTGAAGGCGCGGGATGCGTTTCACACTTGTCTGGAGAGAGAAGCGAAGAAAAAGCCGACGGAGATCGCGTCGGTGGGGCTGCTTTTCCCGTCCGATTGCCAAAAAAATAGGGAGGAATACGTTAAGATGTGCCGACCTGCTTGGGTAATTCTCAGGATTTGTGAAATTCTTCATGCTGATGATCGGAATCTGGAAATCGAGGCTTCggattgataattttttttgttatgatTTGAAAATTTGGTTATGTGTAGGTGAAGCATTTCGATCGTGAGTATTGCGTGAAGAAGAGGTGTCGGAGGCTGTTGGATGATCAAGAGATGATGAGGCGAGGTCCGATGTCGCTGCCGCAGTCTTCCACCTTTAAATCCTCCTCTTGCTCTTGTTCATCTTCAACGTGATCAAATCGTGACAACAGATTAACTCTTTTTTTAGCTTTAAGCTTTCATCCAGATTTGATTACAGCTCcttccaaaattttgattttccgACGAAGAAGTAAGGATTGAGTTCCGTTTGAAttgaatttactttaattcgcCTTTGAATTTCATAACGTTTGAAGCAAGTTGGAGCTTTCATGCTCATCTGCCAGTGATAATGTGATATGCCTTATTTATTTAGATATTGCTTTCAAAATTccgaacatatatatatatatatatttttttttttgagtgaaAATTCCGAACATATTAAATAAAGGAATGAGAGGCTATGCTACAAATTTTCAATAGTATGTGATCATTGTAACTTTTAACAAACTGATGATATTAAATACTCCATATAAAAgattaacaaatttaaaaaagacAATGAATATAGTAGAAAGAATTATTAAGCATAATTATTTTCTGGCAAATTATAATTCAATGAGGCCAAATAATTGTTGGGCTGAAATTTACCTTATAAAACCAACATAACTATAAAACCTATGAATCAAATCAACACCAGAAATTCAAACAATTGGGCCAATAGTTATTTAATAAAGATTAAGCTAACATTGTGATATTCAAATTTGACATAAATATGAAAATTCAAAGCCCAAGTTAAAGGCAGGCCCAGTTAAGTGGCGCATTTTTCTTCCCTTCTTCATCAGTTATTCGaagcaaaaataagaaaaatagtaaaaattagggAAAAAATAGTGCGAAGCATTTCGATTCTGGAATGGCGTTGGAAACGCGCTCGTCTCAAGCCCTCGATGCAGTTCACACAGATGTTCTATCACAAGCAAGATTAGCTTGCTACAAGGTGAATTTCTAATCTCTAGCTATTGAATGGTGTGAAAATGCATTTCTTCGTGCCCTTGTTCAATCTCGAATGCCGAAAATTTCTTCGCCGTTTTATGATGCGCATAACGAAATCTGAATCTTCAATTGGTGGAAGGCACGAGATGCGTTCTATACGTGTCTAGAGAGAGAAGCGAACAAGAAGCCCACAGAAATTGCGTCGGTGGGGCTGCTCTACCCTGTCGAATGCAAGCAAAGTAGGGAGGCGTATGTGAAGCAGTGCAGGCCTACTTGGGTAATTTCTGTATTTTACAGATAATTCTTTTTATCATGAATTACAAATAGTGttttttgattttatatgttttttgggggaaattttgatgtttttgtaGGTGAAGCATTTTGATCGGCAGTATTGTCAGAAGAAGAGGGTTAATAGGCTTTTGGATGACAATGAGTCGAGGAGAGGTCCGTTGTCACTACCGCAGCCTTCTAcatttaaagattaatttttcaatatataGCTTTTCATAATTAGGTTTCTTGTGTTGTTGTAAAATGGTTTTACTTTGTCATTGAATTACATATCTTGATGCAATGATGTTACTGCACTGCACATATTGAGGATTATGTTTTTTCATTATGGGATTCTAAACGTGCAAGTTATATTTTAGCTATTGTGTTAATTCGTTGTGGTGGATTCATTCACATATTAGGTTTCTGTGTTTTGTGAGAATGTGAAGGGAGCAATGTTGATTCTGATGTTGAACTTATTCGATCCATACCTGTTTTTGAAAGGTTATCTTTCGTTTGTTACGGATTGGTTGGCGTATTACATTTTGTGTTTGATGGAAAGACGAAGGTGAAATCTTTTCTTGTTGTGGAGTTGGGGATATTAGTTAATGCTTCATTTGCTTGAGCTGAATTTGAATGTGGCAGGAGGCTAAAGATTGGCTCCTCGAGGAAGAGGAGACTGAAGATCCATTCGACTGCATTTTAGTTATCCCGGTAACCTAATAGGTACCTCTTCGATCATCCCTCCTGTTAAACTTttgagagttttgagagaaagagaagtTGTCATGGATAAACATGAAGTCTGTTGGTTTAGGTGTTTACATCTAAAGTCGATGGAAGGTTTATTTGATTTTCGAAAAATGGAAGAGGAATAAATCCCAACGACGATCATATTTCTGTTTGGAGGAACTAGTTGTAGATTTTGCCTTCATTTACAGCTTCACTAGGGGCAGCTCACTGTGTTTATTTAAGTAATATAATGTTAAACAGAACATGAGATTGATTGAAGGgtgatccttttttttttttttttttaattgttgggCATATTTCTAAATTCATTGTTTAATGTATGTTGTGCATATATTGATGATATTATTGATCCACATCTGGGTTTGATTTATATAGAAAAAGGTATAGCTCTTGATGCCtgcaaaattatattatttggattgaaaaaaattctcaatttttaAAGGAGGCATTATTATGCTGCATTTTATGTGTGAGAAATGTGATCCTTAAAAAACCTTTGTCCAAGTGTGTGCTTCACTGGTTCCACTGATTTTTTACTGTTTACTATGTTTGAGAGCTTATAATTCTTCTATAGAATATTTGTAGTTTTattccaaaaaaagaaaagaaaaacaaatacaatacGTTGTTTTTAGAGTAAAGCTCGTCAATTTACGAAGCAAATGTTAGGAATGCATCGTTGACTCGTTATTTTCATCCAAAACCCACAACATAAAATGCACCTTATTTTTTCCTGAAAAAAAATGCACCTTATTTCGACATAGTTATGGaaacagatttttttttttttttttttttttttttgatcggacaaagtcatgttagatgttagtaattagtttcccatccactccaagaaccaccttatctttcaattcaccaaaatccaccttatatctccaatctccaattcgctcccaagagggatcgaacccgggtcacttcacttaagtgaggacccggtggccagtgggctaagccccctggtttctTTACATAAGTGAGGAAACAGATTTCTTTACATAACAGATTTCTTTACATAATCACCATCAAAACTTTACCTTTCTTATACAAATAAGAAACAGTACCAAAGTCTTGAAAATAATTTAGTTATCATTTATCAATGTTATCCCCAataaattgaatcaaataaCTCCACCTTAAGCAAAATAAATGGAAAGTTATCAATGTTAATAATTCGATTTTGCtcattcaaaataaatgaaaagttATCAATGAAAAGTAGGTGTTGGACATAATTGATCTTAGGATGTGAacattatttaatttgatattctTGTCTCCAATGCTATTTGATGTCTCATGGAAGTTCTACAatttaagatttttaattttaccaaATCGTCGAATAAATCCCACCAACTTGCGATGCTATGTTGACTCAATCGATATTAATGATATTGTAACAAACAACAACTATGTATCTAATCAAGAGTCTTGGAATTTTCCCATCTTGTTGCAAACATACTTTTACGCGTATGGTAGAATTTTGTAATAGACGTGCCTCCATGTACAAAGTTGAAGGAActgaattttttaaatatttggacttctaattattattttgaaagtCATTTCGCTTAAGGAATAAAAGTTTCTTATGTTATATCTTTGTTTGTCGATTGtaatatatgtataaatattaGAGAAAAGATCACGTGGAACAC contains:
- the LOC130987587 gene encoding uncharacterized protein LOC130987587 isoform X1, whose product is MALETRSSQALDAVHTDVLSQARLACYKARDAFYTCLEREANKKPTEIASVGLLYPVECKQSREAYVKQCRPTWVKHFDRQYCQKKRVNRLLDDNESRRGYLSFVTDWLAYYILCLMERRR
- the LOC130987587 gene encoding uncharacterized protein LOC130987587 isoform X2; its protein translation is MALETRSSQALDAVHTDVLSQARLACYKARDAFYTCLEREANKKPTEIASVGLLYPVECKQSREAYVKQCRPTWVKHFDRQYCQKKRVNRLLDDNESRRGG
- the LOC130987586 gene encoding uncharacterized protein LOC130987586; protein product: MSLEDYTSQVPDKVRTDVLSQARLACYKARDAFHTCLEREAKKKPTEIASVGLLFPSDCQKNREEYVKMCRPAWVKHFDREYCVKKRCRRLLDDQEMMRRGPMSLPQSSTFKSSSCSCSSST